In Bradyrhizobium sp. 170, the DNA window CATTCGACGCAAGCGCCCAGGACTGACCGCCCATGCACGACATCAAATCAATCCGCGACAACCCCCAGGCCTTCGACGCCGGACTGAAGCGCCGTGGACTGTCGACGTTGTCGGCTGCGCTGCTGGCGATCGATGAAAAGCGTCGCGCGGCGATCCTGGCGTCCGAGCAGGCGCAGGCGCGGCGCAATGCGGCGTCGAAGGAAATCGGCGAGGCCAAGAAGGCCAAGGACGACGCGCGCGCCAACAAACTGATGGCCGAAGTAGCCGAGCTCAAGACTACGATGCCGGAGCTCGAGCTGGCGGCCAAGACGGCCGACGAGGAGCTGGCGAAAGAGCTCGCCGCGATTCCGAACCTGCCGCTCGACGACGTGCCCGAAGGCGCAGATGAGCACGGCAATGTGCAGCGCCACGTCTACGGCAAGATCCGCAACTATGCCTTCATGCCGAAGCCGCATGATGATCTCGGCGGCGCGCTCGGCTACATGGATTTCGAAGCCGCCGCGAAATTGAGTGGCGCGCGCTTTGTCGTGTTGAAGAAGGGGTTGGCACGACTGGAGCGTGCGATCGGACAGTTCATGCTCGACCTTCATACCAACGAGCACGGTTACACTGAGGTCAATACGCCACTATTGGTGCGCAATGACGTCATGTTCGGCACGGGCCAATTGCCGAAATTCGAGGACGACCAGTTCTGGGCTATCAAGGGCGAACTGCTTGTGGCGCCCGACGAACGATTGAAGACCGAGCGTCTCGGTCTCATCCCCACCGCCGAAGTCGCGCTGACCAACCTCGTCCGCGAATCCATCGTCGACGAAAAAGAACTGCCGATGCGGCTGACTGCGCTGACGCCGTGCTTCCGCGCTGAAGCGGGTGCGGCGGGCCGCGATACCCGCGGCATGATCCGGCAGCATCAATTTACAAAAGTCGAGTTGGTCTCGATCGCAACCCCCGAGACCAGCCGCGATGAGCACGAGCGCATGCTGTCCTGCGCCGAGGAAGTGCTGCGGCGGCTCGATCTGCATTACCGCGTAATGACGCTGTGCTCCGGCGACATGGGATTTTCCGCACAAAAAACCTACGACATCGAGGTTTGGATGCCGGGGCAGGGCGAGGGTGGCGCTTACCGCGAAATCTCGAGCTGCTCGGTGTGCGGCGACTTTCAGGCACGGCGGATGGACGCGCGCTCGCGTGGGCCCGACGGCAAGCCGCGTTTCGTTCATACGCTGAACGGCTCCGGCACGGCGGTCGGCCGCGCGCTGATTGCGGTCATGGAAACCTACCAGCAGGAAGACGGCGCGATCGCGGTGCCCGACGTGCTGCAGCCCTATATGGGCGGGCTCAAGACAATCGAGCGGGACAAATAGCGCAAAGCAAAATGGCATTGCATCGCGACATCTTTTGGATCGGGAGGCAATGGGCTGTTACCGGCCACGGGATGCAATTGATCGACCAGCGACTGACGGGCGCGTTCGATATCGAAGTGGCACGGCTGTGGGACGACGATCTGATCGCGCGCATGCATGCCAAGGAGTGGCTCAACGCCGGGGATTTCGAAAAGGGGCTGGCGGTTGCGCGAACGCGACATTCGCAGCCGCAGGCGGGATCGACTTCAGTGGTCGCGCCGCCGGCTCCAGCGATCGAGCCGGTCGCGCCGCCTCCGCCGCCGAAGCCGGAGCGGCCCGCTACCGTTGAGCCGCCGCAGCCGCCTCCGGCACCGCCGGAGGCCGTGAGCCCACAGCCTCTACCCATCGAGCCGCCTAAGCAGGAATCGCCAGACCTGCAGATGAAAATCGACGGCGGCGCCAGATTCGCGCGTCCCTGGCGCGTCTGGGTGAAGAAAACATGAGTAAATGGGCCGGTTTGCCTCAGCCGCGATAGCCGGATAAGACGACGCCCAAAGGCAAGAGCCTGCCTCGACCTGAACCAGAAGGCATTTTGACGGATGCGAGTTCTCTGCACCAACGACGACGGCATTCATGCGCCGGGCTTGAAGATCGTCGAGGAGATCGCCCGCGCGCTGTCTGACGACGTCTGGATCGTGGCGCCGGAGCTCGATCAGTCCGGCGTCTCGCATTCGTTGTCGCTGAACGATCCCTTGCGGCTGCGCGAAGTCGGTCCGCGCCATTTCGCGGTGCGGGGCACGCCGACCGATTGCGTGATCATGGGTTCGCGCCACATCCTCGGCGAGAAGATGCCCGATCTGGTGCTGTCCGGCGTCAACAAGGGCCGCAACGTCGCCGAGGACGTCGTCTATTCCGGCACCATCGCCGGCGCCCTTGAGGGCACGATCCTGGGAATACCGTCGTTTGCACTTAGCCAGGAATTTTCCATCGAGACCCGTCACGCGCCGCTGTGGGACACCGCGCTGAAATTCGGTCCGGATATCCTGCGCAAGGTGATCGATGCCGGGGTGCCGAAGAACACGGTAATCAACGTCAATTTCCCCGCCTGCACGCCCGACCGGGTCAAGGGCGTGCGCGTGACGCGTCAGGGCAAGCGCAATCTCGGCTTCCTCAAGGTCGACAAGCGCCACGACGGCCGCGGCAATCCCTATTTCTGGATCGGCTTTGAGCGCGCCGCGATGATGGATACGCCGGCCGAAGGCACCGATCTTGCTGCACTTGCGGCACGCTACGTATCGGTCACCCCGCTGCGACTCGATCGCACCGATGAAGCGTTCTCGGAAGAGCTGACGACGACGCTGAAATAAGCCCCGGTCGAACTCGTCATACCCGCGAAGGCGGGTATCCAGTACGCCGCGGCATCTCAGTTCAATCACAGGTCTCTGGGATACTGGATCATCCGCCTTCGCGGATGATGACGGCTGGGTGTACGGATTGACGAGCTAAACCGGGGCGCTCTTCATCGTCGCGGCGATGACCTGGGCCAGCGTTTCCAGTTGGAACGGCTTCTGCAGCGCGGGGCGGTCGCGATATTCCTGGGGCAGGCCGGAGGAGCCGTAGCCGGTCGCAAAGATGAACGGGCGCTTGCGCGCCGTGATCAGCTCGGCGACCGGCGTGATTACCTTGCCGTTGACGTTGACGTCGAGAATGGCGAGATCGAATTCGGTCGATTGCACCAGCTTGACCGCTTCGCCGATTTCGCCGGCCTCGGCAGCTACGCTGTGGCCCAGCTCTTCCAGCATGTCAGCGACCATCATCCGGATCATAACCTCGTCTTCAACGAGGAAAACAGAACAGCCCGCCGGCCGTGTCGCTATCATGAGGGGAATCCTTGCCCTTCTAAGGCTTTGAGGTTCGCAAAAAACACCCCTGGGCGCAACGTCGACATGAACCGGCACGCTTTGAAGCAAAGACTCCGGCGACGGGATTAGCCGTGCCCTAACGCCGGGGGTAGGTTAGCAGTTCCCGAAGCCGGAACCAAAATCTTGAGGAAATTCTTCCTTAAGTGCGCGCACGCTATTACATCTCGGCGAGGCCAGAGCCCGCCGCGAGACCGCAATGTCGCAAGAACCGCCCGAGAAGATGATGTTTCAGCTCACCCTGCGGCGGCGGGGGATCAGCGACCAGGCGGTGCTGCGCGCCATGGAAGCGGTGCCGCGGGAGGTTTTCGTGGCGGCTGGCGACCGCGGTCATGCCTACCGCGACAGCGCGCTCGGTATCGCCTGCGGGCAGACCATCAGCCAGCCCTTCGTCGTGGCCTACATGACCGAGCAGCTGCAACTGCAGAAGGGCCACAAGGTGCTCGAGATCGGTACCGGCTCGGGCTATCAGGCCGCGGTGCTGTCGCGGTTATGCGCGCACGTCCTCACCATTGAGCGCTACCGGACGCTGGCGGACACGGCCCGCGACCGGCTCGAAGCGCTCGGCTACTACAATATCGAGGTGATGAACGGCGACGGCTTTGACATACCGGCGGGCGCGGGCGATTTCGACCGCATCATCGTGACGGCTGCGATGGAGCAAATTCCGGAAAAGCTGCTGGAGCGGCTGGTGCTGCGCGGCATTCTGATCGCACCGGTCGGCCCCCATCACGGCACCCAGACGCTGGTCAGGATGACCAGGACGGACAGCGGGTTCGAGCGCAAGGAATTGGTCGATGTCCGCTTCGTCCCGGCCCTGCCGGGAATTGCGCGCGAACTGTAGAATCCCGGATTGGCGGTTCCCGCCAACATCTTATTCCAAGGGTTAAGCGGTTATTTACTCGGTCAGTGTTTACTCAAAACAGTATTTTGTTGCGTACGAGTGAGTAACCATGTCCCGTGTCGCCGAGTTGCTTCGCTCGCGTCGGGTGCCGCAGGTCGCGGTGCTGACGCTGATGTCGGTCGGCTTTGCCGGCTGCAGCGCCGATATGCAGACGCGCTTTTCCGATAGCTCGTTCTCCAATCCCTTCGCCTCGCAGCCCGAAGCCACCGGTTCGGTGCGCCCGCCCGCCGCCGAGCGCCGCGAGCCGCCGCAATACGCCCGGCCGCAGGCGTCCGCGCCGCAATTCCAATCCCAGGCTCTGCCGCCGCCCGCCGTCGTTGCGCCGTCTGCTTATCCGGCCAGTTCGGGCGGGGTGTCGGGAGGAGGGCGCGGGGTTTCGTCCTATGCACCGCCGTCCCATTCCCCCATCGAGACCACCTCCACGGTACCGCCGCGCTCGGTCGCGGCCGTGCGCCCGGCTGCGCCGAACGGCACCGCGATCATCGTTGGCACCAGCGACACGCTCGACATTCTGGCGAAACGCTACAACGTTTCATCTGCCGCGATCCTGCAGGCCAATGGCTACAAGGGCCCGCGCGTGCTGTCGCCCGGCCAGCAACTGATCATTCCGCGGCAGACCGCGGTGGCTGCGGCCGCCCCGGCGCTCGCGCCGCCGGCCAGCAAGCCGGTTGCCGCTGCGGCCGCACCCTCGAGCGTCCATATCGTCAATCGCGGCGATACGCTGATGAGCATCGCGCGCCGGAACAATGTGCCGGTTACCGAACTCGCCAAGGCCAACAATCTCGATCAGTCCGCCAAGCTCAGCCTCGGCATGAAGCTCACCGTGCCCGGTTCGAAGTCCGCGGCAGCCGTTGCTCCGGTCGCGCAGCCCGTCGCCGCCGCACCCGCCCAGCCGGTTGCCCAGGTTGCAGCGCCGGCCACCAAGATGGCGTCCGCCGGCGGTCCGCCGCAGAGCGCGCGGCTGGCGTCTGCCACCACCAATGTCGTGGAAGAAAAGCCCGTCGTCGAGCAAGCCTCGATCAAGCCGAGCGAAGCCACCGGCGCGCTGCCGACGTTCCGCTGGCCGGTGCGCGGCAAGGTGATCACGAGCTACGGCGCCAAGACCAACGGCAAGTCGAATGACGGCATCAACCTGGCGGTGCCCGAAGGCACGCCGGTGAAGGCGGCGGAAGATGGTGTGGTCGCCTATTCCGGCAACGAGCTCAAGGGTTACGGAAATCTGGTTCTGGTACGGCACTCCAACGGCTACGTCACCGCATATGCCCATGCGAGTGAACTGCTGGTAAAGCGCGGCGATACGATCAAGCGCGGCCAGATCATTGCCAAATCGGGTCAATCGGGCGAGGTGGGGTCGCCGCAGCTCCACTTCGAGATCCGCAAGGGATCTTCACCGGTTGACCCGCTTCAATTCCTGAACGGGGCGTGATCGGCTAGCTACGCAGCGGCGTCGCCACACCCCACAACTGTCGTCGCCCGGCCTTGTGCGCAATTGCGCACTGGGACCGGGCGATCCAGTATTCCAGAGCAGTTGCGATTGAGCCGAGAAGCCGCGGCATACTGGATCCCCGCCTTCGCGGGGATGACGGTCAGAGTCAAAGGCGCGACCGCGTCACTTCCCCGAAAGCCTCACGCCCAGCCGTCCCGCCAGTTCCTGCGTGAACTGCCAGGCCACGCGGCCCGAGCGGGAGCCGCGCGTGGTCGACCATTCCAGAGCCTCGCGCTCCAGCTCTTCATCGGCCATCGCGATGCCGAAATGGCCGCAATAGCCCCGCACCATCGCCAGATATTCGTCCTGGCTGCAGCGATGGAAGCCGAGCCAGAGCCCAAAACGGTCTGACAGCGACACCTTCTCCTCGACCGCTTCGCCCGGGTTGATCGCGGTCGAGCGTTCGTTCTCGATCATCTCGCGCGCCAAAAGGTGCCGCCGGTTCGAGGTGGCGTAGAGGATGACGTTGTCGGGACGTCCCTCGATACCGCCTTCCAGCACCGCCTTCAGCGATTTGTAGGAGGCGTCGTTGCCGTCGAAGGAGAGGTCGTCGCAGAACACGATGAAGCGGAAATCGGAGCTGCGCAGCAGGTCCATCAGGCCGGGCAGGCTCTCGATGTCCTCGCGGTGGATCTCGATCAGCTTCAGCCGGTCGGCCGGCTTGCGGTCGATATTGATGTTGGCGTGAGTGGCCTTCACCAGCGACGACTTGCCCATGCCGCGCGCGCCCCACAGCAGCGCGTTGTTCGCGGGCAGCCCGTCGGCAAAGCGTTCGGTGTTTTCGATCAGGATGTCGCGCACCTGGTCGATGCCTTTGAGCAGGCCGAGGTCGACGCGGCTGACGCGCGGCACGGGCGAAAGGCGTCCGTCCGGATGCCAGACAAAGGCGTCGGCGGAGCCGAACGACTCAACGGTCCCACCCGCCGTCGAGGCCGCGGAAAGGTGGCCGGCGATGGCTTCCAGCGCCGTTGCGATCCGCTCGGCCGTGGCACCGTTGAGGTTGTTTGCCGGACGTTTTGTCGCGGTTCTTGCAATGGCTCGCGAGGCCGCCTTGGGGGCGGCGCGAGCCGCTGTTTTCTTGGGTTTTTTTGACATTTCCGGAGTTCCTGACCGCGCAGCCTTAACGGGCCTTGGAAGGTCCCGCAAGCGGCCTAAATGAGAGGGTCGGCCACGTTGCAATTGGGCCCGCCGCCGCTATAGTCCGCGCGAATTTGCCCGGGACCGGCGATTTGCCCAAGGCGCTAAGCCCAGGCATGGCCGGTTCTTTTCCGTCTTACGAGGATTGTTCGAATGCTGATAACCCCTGCGTACGCCCAGGCTGCGGCCGGTGGCGATGCCAACAGCATGTTGATGTCGCTGCTGCCGTTCGCGCTGATCTTCGTGATCATGTATTTCCTGATTCTGCGTCCGCAGCAGAAGAAGGTGAAGGATCACCAGGAGCTGGTCAAAAACATCCGGCGCGGCGACACGGTCGTCACCTCGGGCGGCTTGGTCGGCAAGGTGACCAAGGTGGTCGACGACGACCAGATCGAGTTCGAGATTTCGGACGGCGTCCGCGTGCGGCAGATGCGGCAGATGATTTCAGGCGTCCGCGCCAAGGGCGAACCGGCCAAGGAAAAGAGTGAGGCCAAGGACGAGACGTCCGCGAGCTGAGTTTTCCGCGCCGCTTCCCGCGGCGCATTTTCCTGGATCTGACGGGTCTACTCGATGTTGTATTTCACGCGGTGGAAGGCGCTGGCGATCATTCTGACCGCGCTTGTGGTCTGCCTGTTCGCGGTTCCGAACTTCTTTCCGCAAGAGAAGGTAAAGACCTGGCCGCTCTGGGCGCAGCGGCACATCGTGCTCGGCCTCGATTTGCAGGGCGGCTCGTACCTGCTGCTCCAAATCGATTCCAATTCCGTGAAGAAGGATAGGCTCGAACAGGTCGTCGGCGAGGTGCGGCGCGTGCTGCGGGCCGACGCCAAGGTAGGCTTCACCGGGCTTGCGATCCGTAACGACGCGGTCGAAGTCCGCGTCAAGGACACCGACCTGCAGGTGGCCCTTCCCAAGCTGCGTGAACTGTCGCAGCCGCTCGGCGGCCTGCTTGGTTCCTCCGGGCAGCGCAGCCTTGAAGTCTCGGATGTCGGCGGCGGGCTGATCCGTCTCACGGTGCCGCAGGCCGCCATTACCGAGCGCATCCGACAGACCAACGAACAATCAATCCAGATCGTCGAACGCCGCATCAACCAGCTCGGCACGGTCGAGCCCCTGATCCAGCGGCAGGGCGTCGACCGCATCCTGGTTCAGGTGCCGGGCCTGCAGGATCCGACCGAGCTGATTCGCATTCTTGGCACGACCGCCAAGATGGAATTCCGCATGGTGGATCCGTCGATCTCGCCGGATCAGGCCCAGCAGGGGCGTGTGCCCGCCGGCTCGGAAGTCCTGATGAGCGAGGCGTCGCCGAAGGTGCCTTACGTCGTCAAGACGCAGGTTCTGGTTTCCGGCGGCGACCTCACCGATGCGCAGCCGGGTTTCGACCAGCGTACCAATGAGCCGATCGTCAACTTCAAGTTCAACAGCTCGGGCTCGCGAAAATTCGCACAGGCCACGTCGGAGAATGTCGGTGTGCCGTTCGCGATCATCCTCGACGGCAAGGTGATTTCCGCACCCGTGATCCGGGAGCCGATCACCGGCGGCCAGGGTCAGATCTCCGGCAGTTTCACCGTGCAGGGGGCCAACGAACTGGCGCTGCTGATGCGGGCCGGCGCGCTGCCGGCGCCGCTGACCGTGATCGAGCAGCGTACCGTCGGTCCGGGCCTCGGCCAGGACTCGATCGAGAAAGGCAAGCTTGCCGCCTACATCGGCTCGATCATGGTCATCGTGTTCATGCTGCTGACCTACCGCCTGTTCGGCGTGTTCGCCAACATCGCGGTGGCCATCAACGTCGCGATGATCTTCGGCATCCTGTCGCTGCTCAACGCCACGCTGACGCTGCCCGGCATCGCCGGCGTCGTGCTGACGGTCGGCATCGCGGTCGATTCCAACGTGCTGATCTATGAGCGTATCCGCGAAGAATTGCGCGGTGGACGCAATGCGATTTCGGCGATCGACGCCGGCTTCAGGCGGGCGCTGTCGACCATCCTGGACTCCAATATCACCACCTTCATCGCCGCAGCGGTGCTGTTTTATATCGGCACCGGGCCCGTCCGCGGCTTCGCCGTCACGCTCGGCATTGGCATCATCACTACCGTCTTCACCGCCTTTACCCTCACCAGCCTGATCGTCGCCGGCTGGGTGCGATGGAAACGGCCGAAGACCGTGCCGATTTAAGGAATAGCTGTGACTAACTACGTTCTCATCGGTCTGGGCATCCTGATCGTCGTGCTGACAGTGGTCGCGGTGCTCGATCTGTTGCCGCCGCTGCGCATCGTTCCCGACGATACGCATTTCGAT includes these proteins:
- a CDS encoding LysM peptidoglycan-binding domain-containing M23 family metallopeptidase, whose amino-acid sequence is MSRVAELLRSRRVPQVAVLTLMSVGFAGCSADMQTRFSDSSFSNPFASQPEATGSVRPPAAERREPPQYARPQASAPQFQSQALPPPAVVAPSAYPASSGGVSGGGRGVSSYAPPSHSPIETTSTVPPRSVAAVRPAAPNGTAIIVGTSDTLDILAKRYNVSSAAILQANGYKGPRVLSPGQQLIIPRQTAVAAAAPALAPPASKPVAAAAAPSSVHIVNRGDTLMSIARRNNVPVTELAKANNLDQSAKLSLGMKLTVPGSKSAAAVAPVAQPVAAAPAQPVAQVAAPATKMASAGGPPQSARLASATTNVVEEKPVVEQASIKPSEATGALPTFRWPVRGKVITSYGAKTNGKSNDGINLAVPEGTPVKAAEDGVVAYSGNELKGYGNLVLVRHSNGYVTAYAHASELLVKRGDTIKRGQIIAKSGQSGEVGSPQLHFEIRKGSSPVDPLQFLNGA
- the surE gene encoding 5'/3'-nucleotidase SurE, with the translated sequence MRVLCTNDDGIHAPGLKIVEEIARALSDDVWIVAPELDQSGVSHSLSLNDPLRLREVGPRHFAVRGTPTDCVIMGSRHILGEKMPDLVLSGVNKGRNVAEDVVYSGTIAGALEGTILGIPSFALSQEFSIETRHAPLWDTALKFGPDILRKVIDAGVPKNTVINVNFPACTPDRVKGVRVTRQGKRNLGFLKVDKRHDGRGNPYFWIGFERAAMMDTPAEGTDLAALAARYVSVTPLRLDRTDEAFSEELTTTLK
- the serS gene encoding serine--tRNA ligase — encoded protein: MHDIKSIRDNPQAFDAGLKRRGLSTLSAALLAIDEKRRAAILASEQAQARRNAASKEIGEAKKAKDDARANKLMAEVAELKTTMPELELAAKTADEELAKELAAIPNLPLDDVPEGADEHGNVQRHVYGKIRNYAFMPKPHDDLGGALGYMDFEAAAKLSGARFVVLKKGLARLERAIGQFMLDLHTNEHGYTEVNTPLLVRNDVMFGTGQLPKFEDDQFWAIKGELLVAPDERLKTERLGLIPTAEVALTNLVRESIVDEKELPMRLTALTPCFRAEAGAAGRDTRGMIRQHQFTKVELVSIATPETSRDEHERMLSCAEEVLRRLDLHYRVMTLCSGDMGFSAQKTYDIEVWMPGQGEGGAYREISSCSVCGDFQARRMDARSRGPDGKPRFVHTLNGSGTAVGRALIAVMETYQQEDGAIAVPDVLQPYMGGLKTIERDK
- the secD gene encoding protein translocase subunit SecD — its product is MLYFTRWKALAIILTALVVCLFAVPNFFPQEKVKTWPLWAQRHIVLGLDLQGGSYLLLQIDSNSVKKDRLEQVVGEVRRVLRADAKVGFTGLAIRNDAVEVRVKDTDLQVALPKLRELSQPLGGLLGSSGQRSLEVSDVGGGLIRLTVPQAAITERIRQTNEQSIQIVERRINQLGTVEPLIQRQGVDRILVQVPGLQDPTELIRILGTTAKMEFRMVDPSISPDQAQQGRVPAGSEVLMSEASPKVPYVVKTQVLVSGGDLTDAQPGFDQRTNEPIVNFKFNSSGSRKFAQATSENVGVPFAIILDGKVISAPVIREPITGGQGQISGSFTVQGANELALLMRAGALPAPLTVIEQRTVGPGLGQDSIEKGKLAAYIGSIMVIVFMLLTYRLFGVFANIAVAINVAMIFGILSLLNATLTLPGIAGVVLTVGIAVDSNVLIYERIREELRGGRNAISAIDAGFRRALSTILDSNITTFIAAAVLFYIGTGPVRGFAVTLGIGIITTVFTAFTLTSLIVAGWVRWKRPKTVPI
- a CDS encoding protein-L-isoaspartate(D-aspartate) O-methyltransferase, whose product is MFQLTLRRRGISDQAVLRAMEAVPREVFVAAGDRGHAYRDSALGIACGQTISQPFVVAYMTEQLQLQKGHKVLEIGTGSGYQAAVLSRLCAHVLTIERYRTLADTARDRLEALGYYNIEVMNGDGFDIPAGAGDFDRIIVTAAMEQIPEKLLERLVLRGILIAPVGPHHGTQTLVRMTRTDSGFERKELVDVRFVPALPGIAREL
- a CDS encoding response regulator is translated as MIATRPAGCSVFLVEDEVMIRMMVADMLEELGHSVAAEAGEIGEAVKLVQSTEFDLAILDVNVNGKVITPVAELITARKRPFIFATGYGSSGLPQEYRDRPALQKPFQLETLAQVIAATMKSAPV
- a CDS encoding ATP-binding protein, encoding MSKKPKKTAARAAPKAASRAIARTATKRPANNLNGATAERIATALEAIAGHLSAASTAGGTVESFGSADAFVWHPDGRLSPVPRVSRVDLGLLKGIDQVRDILIENTERFADGLPANNALLWGARGMGKSSLVKATHANINIDRKPADRLKLIEIHREDIESLPGLMDLLRSSDFRFIVFCDDLSFDGNDASYKSLKAVLEGGIEGRPDNVILYATSNRRHLLAREMIENERSTAINPGEAVEEKVSLSDRFGLWLGFHRCSQDEYLAMVRGYCGHFGIAMADEELEREALEWSTTRGSRSGRVAWQFTQELAGRLGVRLSGK
- the yajC gene encoding preprotein translocase subunit YajC, whose protein sequence is MLITPAYAQAAAGGDANSMLMSLLPFALIFVIMYFLILRPQQKKVKDHQELVKNIRRGDTVVTSGGLVGKVTKVVDDDQIEFEISDGVRVRQMRQMISGVRAKGEPAKEKSEAKDETSAS